Proteins encoded by one window of Bacillus sp. DTU_2020_1000418_1_SI_GHA_SEK_038:
- a CDS encoding RNA polymerase sigma factor has protein sequence MKMDACSIDMKEVCDLYYKRIFHAAYCITRDHYLAEDVVQETLLKAYQKMDTIQDKEKMGAWLSSIATRTAIDVIRKERKTTERLAANKDIENTNLIMNQNVEQEVELNFLNEQIHAVINSLSPDQKRVFLLKINYGLKEREIAHLMKLNQNTVKTKLYRIRKYLKSILLESELA, from the coding sequence ATGAAAATGGATGCTTGCTCTATTGATATGAAAGAAGTTTGTGATTTGTATTATAAGCGGATATTTCATGCAGCTTATTGTATTACAAGAGATCATTATTTAGCTGAGGATGTTGTTCAGGAAACTTTACTCAAAGCTTACCAAAAAATGGACACCATTCAGGATAAAGAGAAAATGGGAGCCTGGCTGTCATCTATTGCCACGAGAACGGCCATTGACGTGATCCGTAAAGAAAGGAAAACAACTGAAAGATTGGCTGCGAATAAAGACATTGAGAATACGAACCTGATTATGAACCAAAACGTGGAACAGGAAGTAGAACTGAATTTCTTAAATGAGCAAATTCATGCTGTGATTAACTCTCTCTCACCTGATCAAAAAAGAGTGTTTTTACTAAAAATTAATTATGGACTAAAAGAAAGAGAAATAGCCCATTTAATGAAATTAAACCAGAATACAGTAAAAACGAAATTGTATAGAATTAGAAAATATTTAAAGTCTATCCTGCTTGAAAGCGAATTGGCTTGA
- a CDS encoding DUF6449 domain-containing protein: MQSKISLVSREIWKTILRSVGWVSILYFLGLFIAVPLEILMTESKYEEHRYFIRIENLFQSNAEIQTVLSIALPVLLAIFLFRFLQVKHFSDFMHSLPLKRERIYHVFTLLGAVILITPVILNSLIVLIIYGPLDLQETLSIGDVFQWMGITIMFNLVIYMAAVFVAMITGLSVVQGGLTYILLLLPIGLIMLFSFNLPFYLYGFPEQYFMENKIDSISPLVALSLINERPVGWGEIIIYILLIFTLYGASLWIYKHRRLEAVSQALIFPFMKPIFKYGATFCSMLLGGMYFGKMEGGTLWLIAGYLFGSILGYFIAEMVLQKSWRIIIHIRGFLIYACTMAVLFILFQFDFTQYEKNIPYTSEIERVHFGNSYYRFIDSETEPYYLEDTDNIELIRRLHKEIVANKGESPSSRDSAFFVYELTNGKRIIRNYEIDKNKYAQFYKLIYESQEYKRVTNEIFQVKEDQIEKITIQPFGPVSKRSIIVDPTEMEEAISILKDEINQATYEEIQDDRDAYSVIEIFQRNDKTAMMQWRVSYEKFEQWLSEKGLLENARVNASDIDTAYIAPKDELDIDFRGFSHEEVFNQMENISNVLKITDKTMLETTLEDTKGYIDGPYVVAIKYKNDRYIDIKSFSSDRVPDFVKQYFE, from the coding sequence ATGCAGTCCAAAATATCCTTGGTTAGCAGAGAGATTTGGAAAACCATCTTGAGAAGTGTCGGGTGGGTATCCATCTTATATTTTCTTGGTTTATTCATCGCCGTTCCATTAGAAATATTAATGACAGAATCTAAGTATGAGGAACACCGATATTTTATAAGGATAGAAAATCTGTTCCAATCTAATGCTGAGATTCAAACTGTTTTATCTATTGCACTTCCTGTTCTTTTGGCGATATTCTTATTTCGCTTTTTGCAGGTAAAGCATTTTAGCGATTTTATGCATAGTCTGCCATTGAAGAGAGAGCGAATTTATCACGTGTTCACACTTTTGGGAGCAGTGATATTAATAACACCGGTTATACTAAATAGCTTAATTGTATTGATCATTTACGGTCCATTAGATTTACAGGAAACTTTAAGTATTGGCGATGTATTCCAATGGATGGGCATAACAATTATGTTTAATTTAGTAATTTATATGGCAGCGGTCTTTGTGGCAATGATAACAGGATTATCCGTTGTCCAAGGCGGGTTAACTTATATACTTCTGCTACTGCCGATTGGCTTAATTATGTTGTTTAGTTTTAATCTGCCGTTTTACTTGTATGGATTTCCTGAACAATATTTCATGGAAAATAAAATTGACTCTATTTCCCCTTTAGTCGCTTTAAGCTTAATCAACGAACGTCCGGTTGGATGGGGAGAAATCATCATCTATATTTTGCTAATTTTTACTTTGTATGGAGCATCCTTATGGATTTATAAGCACAGAAGGCTTGAAGCAGTATCTCAGGCTCTCATTTTTCCCTTTATGAAGCCAATCTTTAAATATGGTGCAACCTTTTGCTCGATGTTATTAGGCGGAATGTACTTCGGAAAAATGGAAGGAGGCACCTTGTGGCTTATTGCAGGTTATTTGTTTGGCTCCATTTTAGGATATTTTATTGCTGAAATGGTATTACAAAAATCTTGGAGAATCATCATTCATATAAGAGGGTTTCTCATTTATGCTTGTACAATGGCTGTTCTTTTCATCTTATTCCAATTTGATTTTACTCAATATGAGAAAAATATTCCGTATACGAGTGAAATTGAACGTGTTCATTTTGGAAACAGCTACTACCGTTTTATTGATTCTGAAACAGAACCTTATTATCTAGAGGATACAGACAATATTGAGCTCATAAGAAGGCTTCATAAAGAAATTGTAGCCAATAAGGGCGAAAGCCCATCTTCTAGAGATTCTGCCTTTTTTGTTTATGAGCTGACCAATGGAAAGAGAATAATAAGAAACTATGAGATTGATAAAAATAAATACGCCCAGTTTTATAAGTTAATCTATGAATCTCAAGAATACAAAAGGGTTACTAACGAGATTTTTCAAGTAAAAGAGGATCAAATAGAAAAAATAACTATTCAGCCTTTCGGTCCTGTAAGTAAAAGGTCAATCATTGTTGATCCAACTGAAATGGAAGAAGCAATTTCCATTTTAAAAGATGAAATAAATCAGGCAACTTATGAAGAGATTCAGGATGATCGGGATGCCTATTCGGTTATTGAAATTTTTCAGCGGAATGATAAAACGGCTATGATGCAATGGCGAGTTTCATATGAAAAATTTGAACAGTGGCTTTCTGAGAAGGGGCTATTAGAGAATGCGCGAGTTAATGCTTCAGATATTGACACTGCATACATTGCTCCAAAGGATGAATTGGATATCGACTTTAGAGGATTTTCCCATGAGGAAGTATTTAATCAGATGGAAAATATTAGTAACGTTCTTAAGATAACAGATAAAACAATGCTGGAAACAACTTTGGAGGATACAAAGGGCTATATTGATGGACCATATGTGGTAGCTATTAAATATAAAAATGATCGGTATATAGATATAAAAAGCTTTAGCAGTGACAGAGTTCCGGATTTTGTGAAGCAATATTTTGAATAG
- a CDS encoding ABC transporter ATP-binding protein: MIKIRNVRKSFEDLEAIENINITVNKGSIYGLLGSNGAGKTTLLKLIAGIYVQDDGVITIDEMPVYENTNIKQRIFFIQDIPYFLPQYTVKQMAQFYENIYPAWDQNRFEELVKAFNMDIHKKVHKFSKGIQRQAAFILGLSTKPDLLLLDEPMDGLDPVMRKKVKGLLIEDVAEREMTVLISSHNLREVEDLCDFIGIMHKGKLMIEKELDDLKSDTHKIQIAFNGPTPPGIFDNVKILHKEKRGSIHLFILNGKEEEISARIIKYNPIIFDILPLTLEEIFIYEMGDVGYAVQNILG, translated from the coding sequence ATGATCAAAATTAGAAATGTTCGCAAGTCATTTGAGGACTTAGAAGCTATTGAGAATATTAATATAACTGTGAACAAAGGGTCGATTTATGGTTTACTTGGCTCCAATGGGGCAGGAAAGACGACACTCCTTAAACTGATAGCAGGAATCTATGTTCAGGATGATGGGGTAATTACGATAGATGAAATGCCAGTTTATGAGAATACAAACATCAAGCAAAGAATTTTCTTTATCCAGGATATTCCTTATTTCCTTCCCCAATATACAGTGAAGCAAATGGCACAATTCTATGAAAATATATATCCTGCTTGGGATCAGAATCGTTTTGAAGAATTAGTTAAAGCTTTTAATATGGACATACATAAAAAGGTTCATAAATTTTCTAAGGGGATTCAAAGACAGGCTGCGTTTATCCTCGGCCTATCAACGAAACCAGATCTTCTTCTTCTTGATGAGCCGATGGATGGACTAGATCCGGTCATGCGGAAAAAAGTAAAAGGCTTACTTATTGAAGATGTTGCTGAACGTGAAATGACTGTATTAATTTCCTCACATAATTTAAGAGAGGTTGAAGATTTATGTGATTTCATTGGCATTATGCATAAAGGAAAATTAATGATTGAAAAGGAACTGGACGATCTAAAATCAGATACCCACAAAATCCAGATTGCCTTTAATGGACCAACTCCGCCAGGAATCTTTGACAATGTCAAAATCCTTCATAAGGAAAAACGCGGAAGTATTCATTTATTTATTTTGAATGGAAAAGAAGAAGAGATATCAGCCAGAATTATCAAGTATAACCCTATCATATTTGATATCCTGCCACTTACATTAGAAGAAATTTTTATTTATGAAATGGGGGATGTTGGATATGCAGTCCAAAATATCCTTGGTTAG
- a CDS encoding GntR family transcriptional regulator — protein sequence MFELDVRSRKPIYEQLVERLKELIITEILKTDEQLPSVRTLAQQLTINPNTIQKAYRELEVQGYIYSIKGKGSFVSPASPSPNTEKLSKVKSELIKLLSEAMYLGMSADELYKIIQEVEATVGGGIEDDQN from the coding sequence ATGTTTGAGCTGGATGTAAGGAGCCGTAAACCGATATATGAGCAATTGGTTGAGCGGCTTAAAGAGCTGATAATTACAGAGATATTAAAGACAGATGAACAGCTACCTTCAGTGAGAACGCTAGCCCAGCAGCTGACCATTAATCCGAATACGATCCAAAAAGCTTATCGAGAGCTTGAGGTTCAAGGATATATTTACTCCATTAAAGGAAAAGGCAGTTTTGTTAGTCCGGCTAGTCCCTCGCCTAATACTGAAAAGCTAAGTAAGGTGAAATCAGAGCTAATTAAGCTGCTTTCAGAAGCCATGTATCTAGGCATGTCGGCAGATGAATTATACAAAATCATTCAAGAGGTTGAGGCTACTGTTGGGGGAGGGATAGAAGATGATCAAAATTAG